A DNA window from Phoenix dactylifera cultivar Barhee BC4 chromosome 13, palm_55x_up_171113_PBpolish2nd_filt_p, whole genome shotgun sequence contains the following coding sequences:
- the LOC103696439 gene encoding uncharacterized protein LOC103696439: MASSFVPDVWGWINNLSPITQWNTNFRSLCICTTTSTHPSMNLSVTKSSQRQNTYVSFSIYAYFNMPISLWTSSPIHLKTKTQPSLEEEDVLHLFFDIINSVLMYGPNKKSSLRFPAVQIIDEFRDVFNIAFLTLAFLICIYEAPNNLRRGCLDTLRIQLASSRSREASKLLVRILGSNLEEQWMRSLNLAVTNWILEFQASNHSFKTPSPLFSHAFSASGLWKVQLYCPIIAMSIDDPGTTTQDERLLFSLKYQQLEGVIQLAYKVIFRESWIDVVVTVDNIRCDVNPLVSETLMAERGYGSKEKHFPSRIALQLTPMLQSDVLSVSLSKSSDNPTHEVSLEKALEGSFDPPNSYFGFKVSATETVTMSMKPWKFEQSAYGDSATLNWFLHDAVKGREVFSSRPSKFELLQPRAWFRDRDSSASRPFTKQGGVIFAGDEYGESVKWKVCGRALGKKMEWEIKGWIWLTYWPNKQRTFYSETRRLEFRELLYLPLRK, encoded by the exons ATGGCTTCTAGTTTTGTTCCAGACGTATGGGGATGGATCAATAACCTTTCTCCAATCACCCAATGGAACACAAATTTCAGATCTCTTTGCATCTGTACGACAACATCAACACATCCCTCCATGAATCTCTCAGTCACCAAAAGCTCCCAGCGCCAAAACACATATGTCTCCTTCTCCATCtatgcatattttaatatgccaATCTCCCTCTGGACATCCAGTCCTATTCACCTGAAAACCAAAACTCAGCCTTccttggaagaagaagatgttCTCCATCTCTTCTTTGATATCATCAATAGTGTTCTCATGTACGGCCCCAATAAGAAATCCTCTTTGAGATTCCCTGCAGTACAAATTATAGATGAATTCAGAGATGTGTTCAATATTGCATTCCTCACTCTTGCTTTCCTTATCTGCATCTATGAAGCCCCTAACAACCTTCGCCGAGGATGCCTGGACACTTTGAGGATCCAATTAGCAAGCTCAAGATCCAGAGAAGCATCAAAGCTTCTTGTGCGAATCCTTGGATCCAATCTTGAAGAGCAATGGATGAGATCACTAAACCTTGCTGTAACGAACTGGATTCTAGAGTTTCAAGCCTCCAATCACTCGTTTAAAACACCTTCACCCCTGTTTTCACATGCCTTCTCTGCAAGTGGGCTATGGAAAGTACAATTATATTGCCCAATCATAGCCATGAGCATCGATGATCCTGGCACTACAACACAGGATGAACGTCTGCTCTTTTCTCTGAAGTACCAACAACTTGAAGGCGTCATCCAACTTGCTTACAAGGTCATCTTCCGGGAGAGCTGGATTGATGTGGTGGTGACTGTGGACAACATAAG ATGCGACGTGAACCCACTGGTATCTGAAACTCTAATGGCTGAACGAGGCTATGGATCTAAGGAGAAACACTTTCCATCTCGTATAGCTTTGCAACTCACTCCAATGCTGCAGTCTGATGTGTTGTCGGTTTCATTAAGTAAATCTTCTGACAATCCTACTCATGAAGTTAGCCTCGAGAAGGCCCTTGAAGGCTCATTTGATCCCCCAAATTCTTATTTCGGTTTCAAAGTCTCAGCCACAGAAACCGTAACTATGAGCATGAAACCATGGAAATTTGAGCAATCAGCATATGGAGATAGTGCGActttgaattggtttcttcatgATGCGGTGAAAGGAAGAGAAGTGTTCTCCTCCAGGCCTTCAAAGTTCGAATTACTTCAACCAAGAGCATGGTTTAGAGACCGTGACTCAAGTGCCTCCAGGCCTTTTACAAAACAAGGAGGGGTGATCTTTGCAGGTGATGAGTATGGAGAGAGTGTGAAGTGGAAGGTGTGTGGAAGAGCTTTAGGGAAGAAAATGGAGTGGGAAATCAAAGGCTGGATTTGGTTAACCTACTGGCCCAACAAACAGAGAACCTTTTATAGTGAAACAAGGAGGTTAGAGTTCAGAGAATTACTCTACCTTCCCCTTCGAAAGTAG
- the LOC103696432 gene encoding macrophage migration inhibitory factor homolog isoform X2, producing the protein MPCLNLSTNVSLDGIDTSAILSEATKTVAKLIGKPEAYVMIVLKGSVPMSFGGTEQPTAYGELVSIGGLNPDVNKKLSAAIALILETKLSVPKSRFFLKFYDTKGSNFGWNGSTF; encoded by the exons ATGCCGTGCCTCAATCTTTCTACCAATGTCAGCTTGGACGGAATCGACACCTCCGCCATCCTCTCGGAGGCCACCAAGACTGTCGCCAAGCTCATCGGCAAACCCGAAGCC TACGTGATGATAGTACTGAAAGGATCAGTACCAATGTCATTTGGAGGTACTGAACAGCCAACCGCATATGGTGAATTGGTTTCGATTGGTGGCCTGAATCCTGATGTAAACAAGAAACTGAGTGCTGCTATTGCATTAATTTTAGAAACAAAGCTGTCTGTTCCCAAGTCACGGTTCTTTCTCAAGTTTTATGACACAAAG GGTTCAAACTTTGGGTGGAATGGTTCTACTTTCTAG
- the LOC103696432 gene encoding macrophage migration inhibitory factor homolog isoform X1 has translation MPCLNLSTNVSLDGIDTSAILSEATKTVAKLIGKPEAYVMIVLKGSVPMSFGGTEQPTAYGELVSIGGLNPDVNKKLSAAIALILETKLSVPKSRFFLKFYDTKVHQTQEYAQCLHALHQQ, from the exons ATGCCGTGCCTCAATCTTTCTACCAATGTCAGCTTGGACGGAATCGACACCTCCGCCATCCTCTCGGAGGCCACCAAGACTGTCGCCAAGCTCATCGGCAAACCCGAAGCC TACGTGATGATAGTACTGAAAGGATCAGTACCAATGTCATTTGGAGGTACTGAACAGCCAACCGCATATGGTGAATTGGTTTCGATTGGTGGCCTGAATCCTGATGTAAACAAGAAACTGAGTGCTGCTATTGCATTAATTTTAGAAACAAAGCTGTCTGTTCCCAAGTCACGGTTCTTTCTCAAGTTTTATGACACAAAG gtcCACCAAACTCAAGAATATGCACAATGTTTGCATGCTTTACATCAGCAGTAA